Proteins found in one Pelmatolapia mariae isolate MD_Pm_ZW linkage group LG7, Pm_UMD_F_2, whole genome shotgun sequence genomic segment:
- the LOC135933286 gene encoding mucin-2-like, translated as PPPTTTTPPPTTTTTTTPPPNPTTTTPPPTTTTTTPPPTTTTTTPPPTTTTTTPPPPTTTTPPPTTTTTTPPPTTTTTTPTTTTTTPPPPPTTTTTTPPPPTTTTPPPTTTTTTPPPTTTTTTPPPTTTTTTPTTTTTTTTTTTTTTTPPPTTTTTSPPPTTTTTTPTTTTTTTTTPPPPPTTTTTPPPTTTPPPPT; from the exons cctcctcctacaactacaaccccacctcccactaccacaacaacaaccacacccCCGCCTAATCCTACCACAACTACCCCTCCTCCtactactacaactacaaccccaCCTCCCACTACCACAACTACGACCCCTcctcctacaactacaactacaacccctcctcctcctacaACTACAACCCCACCTCCCACTACCACAACTACAACCCCTCCTCCCACTACCACAACTACAACCCCtactactacaactacaaccccacctccacctcccacTACCACAACTACAACTCCACCTCCTCCAACCACAACTACCCCTCCTCCtactactacaactacaaccccaCCTCCCACTACGACAACTACAACCCCTCCTCCCACTACCACAACTACAACccctactactactactactacaactacaa ccacTACGACAACTACAACCCCACCTCCCACTACCACAACTACAAGCCCTCCTCCCACTACCACAACTACAACccctactactactactactacaactacaactccacctccacctcccacTACCACAACTACACCTCCTCCAACCACAACTCCACCTCCTCCAACG